In Periplaneta americana isolate PAMFEO1 chromosome 3, P.americana_PAMFEO1_priV1, whole genome shotgun sequence, the following are encoded in one genomic region:
- the Gclm gene encoding glutamate--cysteine ligase regulatory subunit isoform X1, whose amino-acid sequence MKIDTNVKQNSYTGMLSHLPASVKKICVHTGNILCLNEVKKKAGQNPTDELVESLKITLANWQPSNNEGDTIQVYRAEDGLGTKLDPEERKGLKVSVKVFISSLRREALVEALDSVFAALHTSCIDSLVLAYPCKTEPCLLLPGLKELWQVLEEYVEQQKLISIGVSDVETDVFIALHGWARIKPSIIQINLASCCVVPPALQAFTKENDVQLLTHSDPFEILPRAALNDVFGSVADNGLNSVELHWALRFQVHVKCRGVLSSKGYLLSVHRSSQKHAEEMTDISKP is encoded by the exons ATGAAAATTGATACCAACGTTAAACAGAACAGCTACACAGGAATGTTGAGCCATCTCCCTGCTAGTGTGAAGAAAATTTGCGTTCATACCGGGAATATACTCTGTTtgaatgaagtgaagaaaaaagcGGGACAAAACCCAACAGATGAA CTTGTTGAAAGTTTGAAGATTACATTAGCTAATTGGCAGCCGTCTAACAACGAAGGTGATACAATTCAA GTTTATCGAGCAGAAGATGGCTTGGGCACGAAGTTGGATCCAGAAGAAAGGAAAGGGTTGAAAGTGAGTGTCAAAGTTTTCATCTCGTCTCTGAGGAGAGAAGCCCTAGTAGAAGCACTTGATAGCG TCTTCGCTGCACTTCACACATCCTGTATAGACTCACTGGTGCTCGCGTATCCCTGCAAGACAGAGCCCTGCTTGCTCTTGCCTGGCCTTAAAGAGCTTTGGCAAGTCCTGGAGGAGTACGTGGAGCAGCAGAAGTTGATCAGCATTGGAGTCAGTGACGTTGAGACAGATGTCTTCATAGCTCTGCATGGCTGGGCAAGG ATAAAGCCAAGTATTATTCAGATCAACTTGGCAAGCTGTTGTGTAGTACCACCAGCGCTTCAAGCCTTTACCAAGGAAAATGATGTTCAACTTCTAACCCACAGTGATCCTTTCG AAATTCTGCCGCGGGCGGCACTGAATGACGTATTTGGATCAGTTGCTGATAACGGCTTGAATTCAGTTGAACTTCACTGGGCGTTAAGGTTCCAAGTGCACGTCAAGTGTCGTGGAGTGCTGTCCAGCAAAGGCTACCTTCTTAGTGTGCACCGctcatcacagaaacacgcagaAGAGATGACTGATATATCAAAGCCATGA
- the Gclm gene encoding glutamate--cysteine ligase regulatory subunit isoform X2 translates to MKIDTNVKQNSYTGMLSHLPASVKKICVHTGNILCLNEVKKKAGQNPTDELVESLKITLANWQPSNNEGDTIQVYRAEDGLGTKLDPEERKGLKVSVKVFISSLRREALVEALDSVFAALHTSCIDSLVLAYPCKTEPCLLLPGLKELWQVLEEYVEQQKLISIGVSDVETDVFIALHGWARIKPSIIQINLASCCVVPPALQAFTKENDVQLLTHSDPFGNYDEDRGKIFCTLYFPSVVYHG, encoded by the exons ATGAAAATTGATACCAACGTTAAACAGAACAGCTACACAGGAATGTTGAGCCATCTCCCTGCTAGTGTGAAGAAAATTTGCGTTCATACCGGGAATATACTCTGTTtgaatgaagtgaagaaaaaagcGGGACAAAACCCAACAGATGAA CTTGTTGAAAGTTTGAAGATTACATTAGCTAATTGGCAGCCGTCTAACAACGAAGGTGATACAATTCAA GTTTATCGAGCAGAAGATGGCTTGGGCACGAAGTTGGATCCAGAAGAAAGGAAAGGGTTGAAAGTGAGTGTCAAAGTTTTCATCTCGTCTCTGAGGAGAGAAGCCCTAGTAGAAGCACTTGATAGCG TCTTCGCTGCACTTCACACATCCTGTATAGACTCACTGGTGCTCGCGTATCCCTGCAAGACAGAGCCCTGCTTGCTCTTGCCTGGCCTTAAAGAGCTTTGGCAAGTCCTGGAGGAGTACGTGGAGCAGCAGAAGTTGATCAGCATTGGAGTCAGTGACGTTGAGACAGATGTCTTCATAGCTCTGCATGGCTGGGCAAGG ATAAAGCCAAGTATTATTCAGATCAACTTGGCAAGCTGTTGTGTAGTACCACCAGCGCTTCAAGCCTTTACCAAGGAAAATGATGTTCAACTTCTAACCCACAGTGATCCTTTCG GAAACTATGATGAAGACAGAGGTAAGATATTTTGTACTTTGTATTTCCCTTCTGTGGTATACCATGGCTAA